Proteins encoded together in one Bacteroidetes Order II. bacterium window:
- a CDS encoding OsmC family protein: protein MKIEINRLDDAFLLQSVNETGKTILTDANPEIGGGDQAFRPMQLLLAAAGSCSAIDIILILKKQRQRLDDIKVTIEGHREPLGEANIFRKIHLHYRFWGSVDAPKAEKAIQLSMEKYCSVVKTLEPTAHITTSFEITPT from the coding sequence ATGAAAATCGAAATCAATCGTCTTGACGATGCGTTTTTGCTTCAGTCCGTAAACGAAACAGGCAAGACCATCTTGACCGACGCAAACCCCGAAATTGGTGGAGGTGATCAAGCCTTTCGCCCGATGCAACTTTTGTTGGCCGCCGCTGGTTCTTGTAGCGCTATAGACATCATCCTCATTCTAAAAAAACAGCGCCAGCGTTTGGACGACATCAAGGTGACCATAGAGGGGCACCGAGAACCACTTGGCGAGGCCAATATCTTCCGAAAAATCCACTTACACTACCGCTTTTGGGGAAGTGTGGATGCCCCTAAAGCCGAAAAAGCCATCCAGCTTTCTATGGAAAAATATTGTTCCGTAGTCAAAACCTTAGAACCCACAGCCCATATTACAACGTCTTTCGAGATTACACCTACCTAA
- a CDS encoding aminotransferase class I/II-fold pyridoxal phosphate-dependent enzyme, giving the protein MSHFETKAIRTQTNRSQHREHSVPIFATSSFLFDDAEMARALFAEEVEGNIYSRYSNPNTNEFIEKMCLLEGTEAGIATASGMAAMFMSMAAFLGSGDHIVASRSLFGSTYQLLTKLFPRWGITHTFVDITAPPTVWEAAIQPETKMIFVETPSNPGLDLLDLAFLGQLAHTKGIILNVDNCFATPYVQNPAAYGAHLVTHSATKLIDGQGRVLGGCILGKKELIQEVLFLSRHTGPAMSPFNGWILSKSLETLAIRVERHGKNAHQLAHWLEQQDGIKKVKYPFLASHPQYELAQKQMRLGGAMLTLELKGGLEQAQKFMDALSMISLSSNLGDTRTIATHPMTTTHSKLSEAERLAVGISPGLIRISVGLEHVEDIQADLAQALNASCLA; this is encoded by the coding sequence ATGTCTCATTTTGAAACTAAAGCGATTCGTACCCAAACAAATCGCAGCCAACACCGTGAGCACAGTGTGCCCATTTTTGCAACCAGCAGTTTTCTTTTTGATGACGCAGAAATGGCCCGTGCGCTATTTGCTGAAGAAGTAGAAGGCAATATTTATTCGCGATATTCCAACCCAAATACCAATGAATTCATTGAAAAAATGTGCTTGCTTGAGGGCACCGAAGCGGGCATCGCCACGGCATCGGGGATGGCAGCCATGTTCATGAGCATGGCCGCTTTTTTGGGTTCTGGAGATCATATCGTGGCCTCACGTTCATTGTTTGGATCCACTTATCAGCTATTAACAAAGTTGTTTCCACGCTGGGGCATCACACATACATTCGTGGACATCACGGCGCCACCAACCGTTTGGGAGGCCGCAATACAGCCTGAGACCAAAATGATTTTTGTGGAGACCCCTTCAAATCCGGGCTTGGATTTATTGGACTTGGCATTTTTGGGGCAGTTGGCACACACCAAAGGGATTATCCTAAATGTAGATAATTGTTTTGCAACACCTTATGTACAAAATCCTGCCGCATATGGTGCGCACTTGGTCACCCATTCTGCCACTAAATTAATTGACGGGCAAGGACGTGTACTGGGTGGTTGCATTCTTGGCAAAAAAGAATTGATTCAAGAGGTCTTGTTTTTATCCCGCCATACGGGTCCGGCCATGTCTCCATTTAATGGCTGGATTTTATCCAAGAGCTTAGAAACCTTGGCAATCCGTGTAGAACGACACGGCAAAAATGCACACCAACTGGCTCATTGGTTAGAGCAACAAGATGGGATTAAAAAAGTTAAGTACCCATTTTTGGCCTCACATCCACAATATGAACTTGCACAAAAACAAATGCGATTGGGTGGGGCGATGCTCACTTTAGAGCTAAAAGGAGGTCTTGAACAGGCACAAAAGTTCATGGATGCGCTCAGCATGATTTCCTTATCCTCCAATCTGGGCGATACCCGCACCATCGCCACCCACCCAATGACCACAACCCACTCAAAACTTTCAGAAGCAGAACGGCTTGCGGTTGGAATTTCTCCGGGGCTTATCCGAATTTCTGTGGGCTTAGAGCATGTAGAAGACATTCAAGCAGATTTGGCACAAGCACTTAACGCATCCTGCTTAGCATAA
- the gyrB gene encoding DNA topoisomerase (ATP-hydrolyzing) subunit B: protein MENEPIAQAGLNDYGASNIQVLEGLEAVRKRPAMYIGDVGFRGLHHLVYEVVDNSIDEALAGHCDSIQVTIHEDNSVSVVDNGRGIPVGMHPTEGRSALEVVMTVLHAGGKFDKNTYKVSGGLHGVGVSCVNALSKKLVATVRRDGKVHRQTFAYGNPTSAVEVVGEMAPGERSGTTVHFWPDESIFMVTEYRYDTLADRMRELAYLNRNIRISISDLREEDETLKSESFHFEGGIVAFAKFLDEARTSIIDEPIYIEGEQNGVPVEVAMTYNTGYAENVLSFVNNINTHEGGTHVSGFRRALTRIVKQYAEDNGLLKNVKVTVSGDDFREGLTAVISVKVPEPQFEGQTKTKLGNSDVEGTVSSLVAAKLKEWLDDHPKESRQIVNKVVLAATARTAARKARELIQRKSAFGGGGLPGKLADCASKDPKESELYVVEGDSAGGSAKQGRDRHFQAILPLKGKILNVEKAQIDKILENDEIKNIITALGTGIGVGSEEFDISKLRYHTIVIMTDADVDGSHIRTLLLTLFFRFMRPIIENGNLYIALPPLYKIKRGQQERYAWTEDQMRESVREFGNGSVVQRYKGLGEMNPEQLWETTMNPENRTMQVVTIDDAAAADRIFSTLMGDAVEPRRKFIERNARYATIDV, encoded by the coding sequence ATGGAAAATGAACCGATAGCACAAGCAGGGCTGAATGATTACGGAGCCTCTAATATCCAGGTGTTGGAGGGGTTGGAGGCTGTTCGTAAGCGGCCAGCAATGTATATTGGCGATGTAGGATTCCGCGGGTTGCATCATCTGGTCTATGAAGTAGTGGATAACTCGATTGATGAGGCGCTTGCGGGCCACTGCGATTCTATTCAGGTGACAATACACGAAGATAATTCGGTTTCTGTGGTGGATAATGGCCGTGGGATTCCGGTAGGGATGCATCCCACCGAAGGGCGTTCTGCCCTCGAAGTTGTAATGACGGTTCTTCATGCAGGAGGAAAATTTGATAAAAACACCTATAAAGTATCTGGCGGCCTGCATGGTGTAGGGGTTTCGTGTGTCAATGCCTTGTCTAAAAAATTGGTTGCAACGGTTCGGCGCGATGGTAAGGTTCATCGTCAAACCTTTGCATATGGCAATCCTACTTCTGCGGTTGAAGTAGTGGGAGAAATGGCCCCCGGAGAACGTTCTGGAACAACGGTGCATTTTTGGCCGGATGAGAGCATCTTCATGGTGACGGAATACCGTTACGACACACTCGCAGACCGGATGCGGGAACTGGCCTATCTGAACCGAAATATTCGTATTTCCATAAGTGATTTGCGGGAAGAAGATGAAACGCTTAAGTCCGAGTCTTTTCATTTTGAGGGTGGGATTGTGGCCTTTGCTAAATTTTTGGATGAAGCCCGGACCAGCATCATTGATGAACCAATCTATATTGAGGGTGAGCAAAATGGTGTTCCTGTAGAAGTGGCCATGACATACAATACCGGATATGCCGAAAACGTTCTTTCCTTTGTCAATAATATCAATACCCATGAAGGGGGGACGCACGTATCTGGCTTTCGGCGGGCACTAACCAGAATCGTAAAGCAATATGCCGAAGACAACGGATTGTTGAAGAACGTGAAGGTGACCGTGTCTGGAGATGACTTTCGGGAGGGACTTACAGCCGTAATCTCGGTAAAAGTACCGGAGCCTCAGTTCGAAGGTCAGACCAAAACCAAACTCGGCAACTCGGACGTTGAAGGAACGGTATCAAGCCTTGTGGCGGCGAAGCTAAAAGAATGGTTAGACGATCACCCAAAAGAATCGCGTCAGATTGTGAACAAAGTGGTACTTGCAGCCACTGCCAGAACGGCCGCACGAAAAGCCCGTGAGTTGATTCAGCGCAAATCCGCTTTTGGAGGGGGGGGGCTTCCCGGAAAATTGGCCGATTGTGCCTCCAAAGATCCGAAAGAAAGTGAATTGTATGTTGTGGAAGGTGATTCTGCTGGTGGGTCTGCCAAGCAGGGCCGAGACCGACATTTTCAAGCGATTTTGCCTCTTAAAGGTAAAATCCTAAATGTGGAAAAAGCCCAGATAGATAAGATTTTGGAAAATGATGAGATTAAAAACATCATTACGGCACTTGGAACGGGGATTGGTGTAGGGAGCGAAGAATTCGACATTAGCAAACTACGGTATCATACCATTGTCATTATGACAGACGCTGATGTTGATGGCTCACATATCCGGACGCTCTTGCTTACGTTGTTTTTCCGGTTTATGCGCCCAATCATAGAAAATGGAAACTTGTACATAGCACTTCCGCCCCTGTATAAAATTAAGCGGGGTCAGCAAGAACGCTATGCTTGGACGGAAGACCAGATGCGGGAGTCTGTCCGTGAATTTGGTAATGGCTCGGTAGTCCAACGCTATAAAGGTTTGGGAGAAATGAACCCCGAACAACTTTGGGAAACAACCATGAATCCAGAAAACCGAACCATGCAGGTCGTTACGATAGATGACGCAGCGGCGGCAGATCGCATCTTTTCGACCTTAATGGGGGATGCGGTGGAGCCTCGACGGAAATTTATCGAACGCAATGCACGTTATGCCACGATTGATGTGTGA
- a CDS encoding SDR family oxidoreductase codes for MNIQNRYAIVTGASRGLGAAISDVLAAAGTTVFGLGRNEEDLMRLKEKIGDSFRPIVCDVRSSESVKGAMEQVFLQSGDQIDILINNAGLGKFGAIEQMTDEDWEVQVDTNLKGVFLCTRAVVPHMKRQNAQTGFGGHIINIASVAGLVGNPNIGIYNATKFGLRGFSDSLMLELRNDGIKVTCVYPGSIETAFFKNTGFPSGSSQKMHPEEIAQTILHLLQTTDNYLISEIVLRPLRPKGGV; via the coding sequence ATGAATATACAAAATCGCTATGCCATCGTAACAGGCGCAAGTCGTGGGCTTGGAGCGGCCATTTCTGACGTACTGGCTGCGGCTGGTACAACTGTTTTTGGACTCGGACGGAATGAGGAAGATTTAATGCGCCTTAAAGAAAAAATAGGCGACTCATTTCGCCCAATTGTGTGTGATGTTCGTTCGTCGGAATCGGTTAAAGGTGCTATGGAGCAGGTTTTTTTGCAATCTGGAGACCAGATAGACATTTTAATCAATAATGCAGGGTTGGGAAAGTTCGGGGCGATAGAGCAGATGACTGATGAAGATTGGGAGGTGCAAGTAGATACCAATCTGAAAGGGGTATTTTTGTGTACACGGGCCGTGGTTCCGCACATGAAGCGGCAGAATGCCCAGACTGGTTTTGGCGGGCATATTATCAATATTGCATCCGTTGCAGGGCTTGTCGGAAACCCTAATATCGGAATCTATAATGCCACCAAGTTTGGTCTTCGTGGCTTTTCGGATTCGCTTATGCTGGAATTAAGAAACGATGGAATCAAGGTGACGTGTGTCTATCCGGGGTCTATCGAAACTGCATTTTTCAAAAATACGGGCTTCCCTTCCGGCTCCAGCCAAAAAATGCACCCCGAGGAAATCGCACAGACGATCTTGCATCTTTTACAAACAACGGATAATTACCTTATTTCGGAGATCGTGTTACGACCGCTTCGTCCGAAAGGGGGCGTGTAG